In Caproiciproducens sp. NJN-50, the following are encoded in one genomic region:
- a CDS encoding FeoA family protein: MKTLKEVKPGETVAVKTLTATGPLRRRIMDMGITKGTAISVRKVAPLGDPIEITVRGYELSIRKNEAEHIEVA, encoded by the coding sequence ATGAAAACACTGAAAGAAGTAAAACCGGGAGAAACCGTTGCAGTCAAGACGCTTACCGCGACCGGCCCCCTGCGGCGGCGTATCATGGATATGGGCATCACGAAGGGGACGGCGATCTCGGTCCGCAAGGTGGCGCCGCTGGGGGACCCGATCGAAATCACGGTCCGCGGATATGAGCTGTCCATCCGGAAGAATGAGGCAGAGCATATCGAAGTAGCGTAA
- a CDS encoding FeoB-associated Cys-rich membrane protein — MSLGTILVTAVIAVLLGLAVRYLARNGACSACSDAKSCRGNSCGGECGGCPHCGAESRSK; from the coding sequence ATGAGTCTCGGTACGATTTTAGTAACGGCAGTCATCGCCGTGCTGCTTGGGCTGGCAGTTCGTTATCTTGCGAGGAACGGCGCCTGCTCTGCGTGCAGTGACGCGAAAAGCTGCCGCGGGAACTCCTGCGGCGGGGAGTGCGGCGGCTGTCCGCACTGCGGAGCAGAAAGCCGTTCAAAATAA
- a CDS encoding TIGR03915 family putative DNA repair protein — protein sequence MARDVIYRYDGSFEGLLCCVFESYDRREIPAAVLSPDDVQTTLIPEREIVADAAKAARVAASIPRKIGAGAPGFVRRAFLTCLPGKEREILLFLRLGYRYGPQVMNLLTNETVHTLSRAVEFLDRESHLLKGFIRFSEFNGALAAEIEPKNFVLPLLAPHFRARFPEERFLIFDRAHGAALVCQPHRAAILPVEGLELPDPDERERETRALWRLYYRTVEVEGRHNPVCRRSHMPKRYWNCMTEFCDSEPTGSKNPTPKDKGREKGGLPFICGF from the coding sequence ATGGCTCGCGACGTGATCTACCGCTACGACGGCAGCTTTGAGGGACTCCTGTGCTGCGTGTTTGAGAGCTATGACCGCAGGGAAATCCCGGCGGCCGTTCTTTCTCCCGACGACGTCCAGACGACGCTGATTCCGGAGCGGGAAATCGTCGCCGACGCCGCGAAAGCCGCGCGGGTCGCCGCGTCCATCCCGAGGAAAATCGGGGCGGGGGCTCCCGGTTTTGTCCGGCGCGCTTTTCTGACCTGCCTGCCGGGGAAGGAACGTGAAATCCTGCTCTTTCTGCGCCTTGGATATCGGTATGGTCCGCAGGTGATGAATCTGCTGACAAATGAAACGGTCCACACGCTGAGCCGTGCGGTTGAATTTCTGGACCGCGAATCGCATCTGCTGAAGGGCTTTATCCGGTTTTCGGAGTTTAACGGCGCACTCGCGGCCGAAATCGAGCCGAAAAATTTTGTTCTTCCACTGCTTGCGCCGCATTTCCGCGCAAGATTTCCGGAGGAACGGTTCCTGATTTTTGACCGCGCGCACGGAGCGGCGCTGGTCTGTCAGCCTCATCGGGCGGCGATCCTTCCGGTCGAAGGTCTGGAACTGCCGGACCCGGATGAGCGGGAGAGGGAAACGCGGGCCCTGTGGCGGCTCTATTACCGGACTGTGGAGGTCGAGGGGAGGCACAATCCGGTCTGCCGCAGGAGCCACATGCCAAAACGCTACTGGAACTGCATGACGGAGTTTTGCGATTCTGAACCGACGGGGTCAAAAAATCCCACCCCGAAGGACAAAGGGCGGGAGAAAGGCGGTTTGCCGTTCATCTGTGGATTTTAA
- a CDS encoding LysR family transcriptional regulator, translated as MERYLALMKIVETGSFTSAANDLGYTQSAVSQMIQSLESELSLQLLHRSRSGVKLTPEGKELYPYIQSAVNHYCAMIEKTKEMKGLESGLIRMGTFSSYSSQWLPAVIKQFLTLYPNVRFLLHQGDYTTIPQWVHAGEIDFGFINPDAVSDLETISITTGGHKAIVHPSHPLAAQKEVTLEQLAKEPFILLEMGCLSEPLEAFHKLGLEPHVKLRMHDNFSVCSMVEANVGVSILPDLALKKMNFNIVSLPTVPPITRKVGFVMKNRNILPIASKYFIDFFLKHAHDSLHGAGSSTDL; from the coding sequence ATGGAACGATATCTGGCGCTGATGAAAATTGTGGAAACCGGAAGCTTTACCAGCGCCGCCAACGATCTGGGGTATACACAGTCCGCAGTCAGCCAAATGATTCAGTCCCTGGAATCGGAGCTTTCCCTCCAGCTGCTGCACCGCTCCCGATCCGGTGTCAAGCTGACCCCGGAGGGAAAGGAACTATACCCCTACATTCAAAGCGCGGTGAATCATTACTGTGCTATGATAGAAAAGACAAAAGAAATGAAAGGCCTGGAGAGCGGCCTTATTCGGATGGGTACGTTTTCCAGCTATTCCAGCCAGTGGCTGCCTGCCGTCATCAAACAATTTCTGACTCTCTATCCCAATGTGCGTTTTCTGCTCCATCAGGGCGACTATACAACGATTCCGCAGTGGGTGCATGCGGGGGAAATCGATTTCGGCTTTATCAATCCGGACGCCGTCAGCGACCTAGAGACCATTTCCATAACCACCGGCGGCCATAAAGCCATTGTTCACCCCAGTCACCCTCTGGCCGCTCAAAAGGAGGTTACGCTGGAGCAGCTTGCAAAGGAACCGTTTATTCTGCTGGAAATGGGCTGTCTGAGCGAGCCGCTGGAGGCTTTCCACAAACTGGGTCTGGAACCGCATGTGAAGCTGCGGATGCATGACAACTTTTCCGTTTGCTCCATGGTGGAAGCCAATGTGGGCGTCAGCATCCTGCCCGATCTGGCACTCAAGAAGATGAACTTCAACATCGTCAGCCTTCCCACCGTTCCGCCCATTACCAGAAAAGTCGGTTTTGTCATGAAGAACCGGAACATTCTTCCCATTGCCAGTAAATATTTCATCGATTTCTTTCTCAAACATGCGCATGATTCTCTTCATGGAGCCGGCTCTTCCACGGACTTGTAA
- a CDS encoding DUF1848 domain-containing protein: MILSASRRTDLPAFYSDWLFRRLVEGYALVRNPINLRQVSRIALSPDTVDCIVFWTKNPAPMMDKLDAIRRMGYEFYFQLTLNPYNGKIERFLPEKNLLLKAFRRLSREIGRERIVWRYDPVILTGELTPEWHRRAFRRLCEQIGDSTEECIFSFVDRYRKNGGRASELTREITPEKMEEVASGFAETALRHGIALKTCCEAIDLSRYGIGRARCIDQNRIERLACCPIQGAKDRNQRPGCGCIQSIDIGAYDTCRHGCLYCYACAGDEAVRKRVENHDPLSPLLTGPLLESDRVTNRKTASLKKEQLTLL; this comes from the coding sequence ATGATTTTATCCGCAAGCAGAAGAACCGATCTTCCCGCTTTCTACTCCGACTGGCTCTTTCGCCGGCTGGTGGAAGGCTATGCTTTGGTCCGCAACCCAATCAACCTCAGGCAGGTGTCGCGCATCGCGCTCTCACCGGATACGGTCGACTGCATCGTGTTCTGGACCAAAAACCCCGCGCCTATGATGGACAAACTGGATGCAATCCGCAGAATGGGTTATGAATTCTACTTTCAGTTGACGCTGAATCCCTATAACGGAAAAATAGAGCGGTTCCTGCCCGAGAAAAACCTTTTGCTAAAAGCTTTTCGCAGGCTCAGCCGGGAAATCGGCCGGGAGCGCATCGTCTGGCGGTATGATCCCGTCATCCTGACCGGCGAGCTGACGCCTGAATGGCACCGCAGGGCATTTCGCCGACTCTGTGAACAAATCGGGGATTCGACGGAAGAATGCATTTTCAGTTTTGTGGACCGGTACAGAAAAAACGGCGGCCGTGCCTCCGAGCTGACACGTGAAATCACGCCTGAAAAAATGGAAGAGGTCGCTTCGGGATTTGCCGAGACGGCGCTCCGGCATGGTATTGCACTGAAAACCTGTTGTGAAGCAATTGATCTTTCCCGGTATGGAATCGGGCGCGCCCGCTGCATCGACCAAAACCGGATCGAACGTTTGGCCTGCTGCCCGATTCAAGGGGCAAAGGACCGGAATCAGCGCCCCGGGTGCGGCTGCATCCAGAGCATCGACATCGGCGCCTACGACACCTGCCGCCACGGCTGTCTTTACTGCTACGCCTGCGCCGGGGACGAAGCGGTGCGGAAACGCGTTGAAAATCACGACCCGCTCTCCCCTCTGCTGACGGGCCCTCTGCTTGAATCGGACCGGGTAACCAACCGAAAAACCGCCTCGCTGAAAAAAGAACAGCTCACTCTCCTATGA
- the plsY gene encoding glycerol-3-phosphate 1-O-acyltransferase PlsY, which yields MPDLSIAASALIVAVLSYLLGSISFSIIFTRRLYNNTDIRTLGSGNAGLTNVLRSVGVKAGILTLIFDFGKGAASVCAGRLIFLHIGALSGMPPYFAQYGAYLAGLFCMIGHIYPVYFGFRGGKGVLSSAAMLLLLDWRLFTVAISIFILVFAISQIVSLGSILAAVSFPISNFLFLYFQDYIAWAAVPQSYVWITTIFAFLISSLLIWKHRENIKRLRNGTEKKLKIHR from the coding sequence ATGCCGGACCTTTCGATCGCCGCGTCCGCTCTGATTGTCGCGGTGTTGTCCTATCTTCTTGGAAGCATCAGCTTTTCCATCATTTTCACGAGAAGGCTTTACAATAACACAGACATCCGAACGCTCGGCAGCGGAAACGCGGGCCTGACCAATGTGCTGCGCTCCGTCGGGGTCAAGGCCGGAATTCTGACGCTGATTTTCGACTTTGGCAAGGGTGCCGCTTCCGTCTGCGCCGGCCGGCTGATTTTTCTGCACATCGGAGCCCTTTCCGGGATGCCTCCTTATTTTGCCCAGTACGGAGCTTATCTCGCCGGCCTTTTCTGCATGATCGGCCATATTTATCCCGTTTACTTTGGTTTCCGGGGCGGAAAGGGCGTCCTTTCCTCCGCGGCAATGCTGCTGCTGCTGGACTGGCGGCTTTTCACCGTCGCCATCAGCATTTTCATCCTGGTATTCGCGATTTCTCAAATCGTATCCCTCGGTTCCATTCTGGCAGCCGTTTCCTTTCCGATTTCCAACTTCCTGTTTCTCTACTTTCAGGATTACATCGCTTGGGCGGCCGTGCCTCAGTCCTATGTCTGGATCACGACGATTTTTGCTTTTTTGATTTCTTCCCTGCTGATTTGGAAGCATCGGGAAAACATCAAAAGGCTGAGAAACGGAACGGAAAAGAAGCTTAAAATCCACAGATGA
- a CDS encoding LysR family transcriptional regulator — MTLQQLKYVIKAVEYGSITEAAKQLYITQPSLSNAVRELESELGFEIFSRSAKGIALTIDGAEFLSYARQVVEQTELLEQRYMGKKPSRQLCSVSTQHYAFSVNAFVELVKESNADEYEFILRETRTYDIIQDVINMRSEIGILYLSDFNEKVISKLLKENRLEFHLLFEAAPHVFVSASNPLSARKFVTLEDLEDLPCLSFEQGEYNSFYFSEEILSTIYHKKRIHVSDRATLFNLLIGLNGYTICTGVLSSDLNGENIVSVPLVTASEEKMKIGWIVNSKAVLSSAAESYIFHLKKLIRDYGFEILE; from the coding sequence ATGACTCTTCAACAGTTGAAATATGTCATAAAAGCTGTGGAGTACGGTTCTATTACGGAGGCGGCCAAACAGCTTTATATTACACAGCCCAGCCTCTCGAATGCGGTGAGAGAGCTTGAAAGTGAGCTTGGCTTTGAAATATTCAGCCGTTCGGCAAAAGGGATCGCTCTCACGATTGACGGCGCGGAATTTTTGTCTTATGCCCGGCAGGTTGTGGAACAAACGGAGCTTCTTGAACAGCGGTACATGGGGAAAAAACCTTCCCGCCAGCTATGTTCTGTATCAACGCAGCATTACGCGTTTTCAGTGAATGCCTTTGTGGAACTTGTTAAAGAGAGCAATGCGGATGAATATGAGTTCATCCTCCGCGAGACCCGAACTTATGATATTATCCAGGATGTTATCAACATGCGGAGCGAGATCGGGATTTTGTATCTCAGCGATTTCAATGAAAAGGTGATCTCCAAACTGCTGAAGGAAAATCGGCTTGAATTTCACCTCCTGTTCGAGGCGGCTCCCCATGTGTTTGTCAGCGCGTCAAATCCTTTGTCGGCAAGAAAGTTTGTTACTTTAGAGGACCTGGAAGATCTGCCCTGCCTCTCTTTTGAACAGGGGGAGTACAATTCCTTTTATTTTTCAGAGGAGATTTTAAGCACGATTTATCATAAGAAAAGGATCCACGTCAGCGACCGCGCGACGCTTTTCAATCTGTTGATCGGGCTCAACGGCTACACGATCTGCACGGGGGTTCTCAGCTCCGATCTGAATGGGGAGAATATCGTGTCCGTTCCGCTTGTAACAGCTTCTGAAGAAAAAATGAAAATCGGCTGGATTGTAAACTCAAAAGCGGTTTTAAGCAGTGCGGCGGAAAGTTATATCTTCCATTTAAAAAAGCTGATACGGGACTATGGATTTGAAATTCTGGAATAG
- the feoB gene encoding ferrous iron transport protein B, which produces MGIKIALAGNPNCGKTTMFNGLTGSSQYVGNWPGVTVEKKEGKLKGNKDVVITDLPGIYSLSPYTLEEVVSRNYLINERPDAIIDLVDATNLERNLYLTTQILELGIPVVIALNMMDVVKKSKDRIDTEKLGAALGCEIVETSALKGTGLREVTEKAIRLAREKKEFHFQCEFSAKIEDALKKLSELFEGTLEAPRARWYEVKLFERDEKVLAELSMTKEKRGRLEKVVSEAEKELDDDSETIITNARYEYISRLTANCLHKKQRALSTSDRIDRVVTNRFLALPIFAAVMILMYYISITTIGGMATDWVNDTLFGDWIPNAVTSGLQAIGAADWLQGLVIDGIIGGVGTVLGFVPQMLLIFFFLSVLEDSGYMARVAFIMDRIFRRFGLSGKSFIPMLIGTGCGVPAIMAARTIENEKDRRMTILLSTFIPCTAKTVIIGMIVSTFFPRSVLIAPAMYFLGIAIIVLSGIALKKTSYFGGDPAPFVMELPAYHIPSFKGVLIHMWERSRAFIIKAGTIIFTACVIIWFLSNFSWSMRMVDIEQSILANIGNAIAWFFAPLGFGSWKGAVATISAEMAKEQAISTLAVLNGVADAENDALVSQGIASMFTTMGAFSFMLLNIFDPPCIVAMSTTMREMGSKKWGWIAIGYQALVGYLLAFVSYQLGSLFFGASFGFGQIVAVLVAAAVIYLIARPARKDSTQYLETKVHA; this is translated from the coding sequence ATGGGGATAAAAATAGCGCTTGCCGGCAACCCGAACTGCGGCAAAACGACCATGTTCAACGGCCTGACGGGAAGCAGCCAATATGTCGGGAACTGGCCGGGGGTCACGGTCGAAAAGAAGGAGGGAAAGCTGAAAGGGAATAAGGATGTGGTCATCACCGACCTGCCGGGGATCTATTCTCTTTCGCCCTACACGCTCGAGGAAGTCGTCAGCCGCAACTATCTGATCAATGAAAGGCCGGACGCCATCATCGATCTGGTCGACGCGACGAATCTGGAACGCAACCTGTACCTGACGACGCAGATTCTTGAGCTTGGGATCCCCGTTGTGATTGCCCTGAACATGATGGACGTGGTCAAGAAATCCAAAGACCGGATCGACACGGAGAAGCTTGGCGCGGCGCTGGGATGCGAAATTGTCGAAACCTCCGCTCTGAAAGGGACCGGCTTGCGGGAGGTCACCGAAAAGGCGATCCGCCTTGCGCGGGAGAAGAAAGAATTTCATTTCCAGTGCGAATTCAGCGCGAAGATCGAAGACGCGCTGAAAAAGCTCTCCGAGCTTTTTGAGGGGACTCTTGAGGCCCCGCGCGCGAGGTGGTATGAGGTCAAGCTGTTCGAGCGGGATGAAAAGGTGCTCGCGGAGCTCTCCATGACGAAGGAAAAACGCGGGCGGCTGGAAAAAGTCGTAAGCGAGGCGGAAAAGGAGCTGGATGACGACAGCGAGACGATCATCACCAATGCGCGTTACGAATACATCTCCAGGCTGACGGCGAACTGCCTGCACAAAAAGCAGAGAGCCCTTTCGACCTCCGACCGGATCGACCGGGTCGTGACCAACCGGTTTCTGGCGCTCCCGATTTTCGCCGCCGTCATGATCCTGATGTACTATATCTCGATCACGACGATCGGCGGCATGGCGACCGACTGGGTCAACGACACGCTGTTCGGGGACTGGATCCCGAACGCGGTGACGTCGGGCTTGCAGGCGATCGGCGCGGCGGACTGGCTGCAGGGGCTGGTCATCGACGGCATCATCGGCGGCGTGGGGACCGTGCTGGGCTTCGTGCCGCAGATGCTGCTGATTTTCTTCTTTCTTTCCGTTCTGGAGGATTCGGGGTACATGGCGCGGGTCGCGTTCATCATGGACCGTATTTTCCGCCGGTTCGGGCTTTCGGGAAAATCCTTCATCCCGATGCTGATCGGGACGGGCTGCGGCGTGCCGGCGATCATGGCCGCCCGGACGATCGAGAATGAAAAGGACCGCCGCATGACCATCTTGCTTTCCACCTTCATCCCGTGCACGGCGAAGACCGTCATCATCGGCATGATCGTCTCGACGTTTTTCCCGCGCTCGGTGCTGATCGCGCCGGCCATGTATTTTCTCGGCATCGCCATCATTGTGCTCTCGGGCATCGCGCTGAAAAAGACGAGCTATTTCGGAGGGGACCCGGCTCCGTTCGTCATGGAGCTTCCCGCCTACCATATCCCGTCGTTCAAGGGCGTGCTCATTCACATGTGGGAACGTTCCCGCGCCTTCATCATTAAGGCGGGCACCATTATTTTCACCGCCTGTGTGATCATTTGGTTCCTTTCCAATTTCAGCTGGAGCATGCGGATGGTCGATATTGAGCAGAGCATTCTGGCCAACATCGGCAACGCGATCGCGTGGTTCTTCGCGCCGCTCGGCTTCGGCAGCTGGAAAGGCGCGGTGGCGACGATCAGCGCGGAGATGGCGAAGGAACAGGCGATCAGCACGCTGGCGGTCCTGAACGGGGTCGCGGACGCGGAAAACGACGCGCTGGTTTCGCAGGGGATCGCTTCCATGTTCACAACGATGGGCGCGTTCTCGTTCATGCTCCTCAATATTTTCGATCCTCCCTGCATTGTCGCGATGTCGACGACCATGCGTGAGATGGGCAGTAAAAAATGGGGCTGGATCGCCATCGGCTATCAGGCGCTGGTCGGCTATCTTCTCGCTTTCGTCAGCTACCAGCTTGGAAGCCTGTTCTTCGGCGCATCGTTTGGATTCGGCCAGATTGTCGCCGTTCTCGTCGCGGCAGCGGTGATTTACCTGATCGCCCGTCCGGCCCGCAAGGACAGCACGCAATACCTGGAGACCAAGGTGCATGCATAA
- a CDS encoding secondary thiamine-phosphate synthase enzyme YjbQ — translation MKSFRKELFFHLPTRRGIVNITPQVENALKESGIREGLVLVNAMNITASVFINDDESGLHQDFEDWLEKLAPEKPYSRYRHNGYEDNADAHLKRTIMGREAVVAVTDGKLDFGTWEQIFYFEFDGKRDKHALVKIIGE, via the coding sequence ATGAAATCATTCCGGAAAGAACTTTTTTTCCATCTCCCCACCCGGAGGGGGATCGTCAACATCACCCCGCAGGTGGAAAACGCCCTGAAGGAGAGCGGTATTCGGGAAGGCCTTGTGCTGGTCAATGCGATGAACATTACCGCGAGCGTATTTATCAATGACGACGAAAGCGGGCTCCACCAGGATTTTGAGGACTGGCTGGAAAAGCTTGCGCCGGAAAAGCCGTACAGCCGCTACCGCCACAACGGTTATGAGGACAATGCGGACGCGCATCTGAAGCGCACGATTATGGGTCGGGAAGCGGTTGTGGCGGTCACGGACGGGAAACTGGATTTTGGCACCTGGGAACAGATTTTCTATTTTGAATTTGACGGCAAAAGAGATAAACACGCCCTGGTGAAGATCATAGGAGAGTGA
- a CDS encoding FeoA family protein, producing the protein MMPLTMARAGDTVTIRKINGKDETRQHLAAMGFVECGLVTVVSELAGNLILQVKESRIALDRSMANRIMI; encoded by the coding sequence ATGATGCCTCTGACGATGGCGAGAGCCGGGGATACGGTGACGATCCGGAAGATCAACGGAAAGGACGAGACACGGCAGCATCTGGCCGCGATGGGTTTTGTGGAATGCGGCCTGGTGACGGTGGTCAGCGAGCTGGCGGGGAATCTCATCCTTCAGGTGAAGGAAAGCCGCATCGCGCTGGACAGAAGCATGGCGAACCGGATCATGATTTGA
- a CDS encoding metal-dependent transcriptional regulator produces the protein MELSSTHLRYLYTIYEISLAASDVRSASVAERMQVTRPSVARMLGVLIQKKLVTKELYGKIHLTDSGLFIAGNFYRKVQFLKSRIPLMSLSLTEEEAFEAACAMAFVFLDKELGIGPRLRGETFPDPRTPINPPQT, from the coding sequence GTGGAGCTGTCGAGCACACATCTGCGGTATCTGTATACCATTTATGAAATTTCACTGGCGGCTTCAGATGTCAGGTCCGCCAGCGTTGCCGAACGGATGCAGGTAACCCGCCCCTCCGTCGCCAGAATGCTCGGTGTCCTGATTCAAAAAAAACTGGTGACAAAAGAACTGTATGGAAAAATTCATCTGACGGACAGCGGCCTTTTCATTGCCGGGAACTTTTACAGGAAGGTGCAATTCCTAAAAAGCCGTATCCCGCTGATGAGCCTTTCTTTGACGGAAGAGGAAGCATTTGAAGCGGCCTGTGCGATGGCATTCGTATTTTTGGACAAGGAGTTGGGAATAGGACCGCGCTTGCGGGGGGAAACCTTTCCTGACCCTCGGACGCCGATCAATCCGCCGCAAACCTGA